The following coding sequences are from one Microbacterium sp. SORGH_AS_0969 window:
- a CDS encoding MerR family transcriptional regulator yields the protein MGEQGMPVGETAVQLGLTVRTLHHWDEIGLASPAARSAAGYRLYTDDDLERLRRIVVYRELGLDLDAIRAVLDEPGGDVAEQLRVQRAQLARRIAQLQHLDEDLERMIAAQERGILLSEEEQRATFGPGWDTRWPAEAREAYGGSPQWQQYAERAASRSADDWKAVTQTVAAFDEELGAAIDAGARPGDAKADALVERHREVFSQYFPITRQMQVHLGRMYAADPRFAAHYDAVRPGLAVWLRDAIEASARAHGIDSDTAAWE from the coding sequence ATGGGTGAGCAGGGGATGCCGGTCGGCGAGACGGCCGTGCAACTCGGGCTGACCGTGCGCACGCTGCACCACTGGGACGAGATCGGGCTCGCGAGCCCCGCGGCCCGCTCGGCCGCCGGATACCGGCTCTACACCGACGACGACCTCGAGCGGCTCCGTCGCATCGTCGTCTACCGCGAGCTCGGTCTCGATCTCGATGCCATCCGCGCGGTGCTCGACGAGCCGGGCGGAGACGTGGCCGAGCAGTTGCGCGTCCAGCGGGCGCAACTCGCTCGCCGCATCGCCCAGTTGCAGCACCTCGACGAGGACCTCGAGCGCATGATCGCGGCGCAGGAGCGCGGCATCCTGCTATCCGAAGAGGAGCAGCGCGCGACGTTCGGGCCGGGGTGGGACACCCGCTGGCCCGCCGAGGCGCGAGAGGCCTACGGCGGGTCGCCGCAGTGGCAGCAGTACGCCGAGCGGGCGGCATCCCGCTCGGCGGACGACTGGAAGGCCGTGACGCAGACGGTCGCGGCCTTCGACGAAGAGCTCGGCGCAGCCATCGACGCCGGCGCCCGCCCCGGCGACGCAAAGGCCGACGCGCTCGTCGAACGGCACCGCGAGGTGTTCTCGCAGTACTTCCCGATCACCCGACAGATGCAGGTGCACCTGGGCCGGATGTACGCCGCCGATCCGCGCTTCGCGGCGCACTACGACGCGGTGCGACCCGGGCTCGCTGTGTGGCTGCGCGACGCGATCGAGGCGAGCGCCCGCGCGCACGGCATCGACTCCGACACCGCTGCCTGGGAGTGA
- a CDS encoding GH1 family beta-glucosidase — protein MSASRAFPEGFLFGAATAAYQIEGAAFDDGRTASIWDAFSRVPNAVINADNGDVACDHYHRYAGDVQLMKSLGLQTYRFSTSWSRVRPDGGALNPKGVDFYKRLVDELLDAGILPWLTLYHWDLPQALQDRGGWTVRETSDLFTEYALDLHDALGDRVNVWTTLNEPWCSSFLSYTAGAHAPGHYSQAEGMLAAHHLLLGHGQTVRELRARDSSLNLGLTLNLTVADAVDPTNPSDVDAARRIDGQFNRWFLEPVFRAEYPADIIKDFRDTDAEAVSRWRAAVQPGDLDIISTPIDTLGVNYYHGEFVGGAPPVVNPPAGDAPTQRPISSPFPAHENLFWHDRGLPRTNMGWEVQPEGLTRLLVHVSEEYSAQAGVALYVTENGAAYDDELVVEDGEAHVHDADRVEFVEAHLGAVLDAVDQGVDVRGYFYWSLMDNFEWAWGYEKRFGIVYVDYATQERTVKDSGLAYARVIAERALVAEGVRAVSCGRAIDHSC, from the coding sequence ATGTCCGCATCCCGAGCCTTTCCCGAGGGCTTCCTCTTCGGAGCCGCGACCGCGGCCTACCAGATCGAAGGAGCCGCCTTCGATGATGGTCGTACCGCCTCGATCTGGGACGCGTTCAGCCGCGTCCCGAACGCGGTGATCAACGCCGACAACGGCGACGTCGCCTGCGACCACTACCACCGCTACGCCGGCGACGTGCAGCTCATGAAGAGCCTCGGCCTGCAGACGTACCGCTTCTCGACGTCGTGGTCGCGCGTGCGCCCCGACGGCGGCGCGCTCAACCCGAAGGGCGTCGACTTCTACAAGCGCCTCGTCGACGAGCTTCTGGATGCCGGCATCCTCCCGTGGCTGACCCTGTACCACTGGGATCTCCCGCAGGCCCTGCAAGATCGCGGCGGCTGGACCGTCCGCGAGACGAGCGACCTCTTCACCGAGTACGCGCTCGACTTGCACGACGCCCTGGGCGACCGGGTCAACGTGTGGACGACGCTCAACGAGCCCTGGTGCTCGTCGTTCCTCAGCTACACCGCGGGCGCGCACGCCCCCGGACACTATTCGCAGGCCGAGGGTATGCTCGCCGCCCACCACCTGCTGCTCGGTCACGGTCAGACCGTCCGCGAGCTCCGTGCGCGCGACTCGTCGTTGAACCTCGGACTCACGCTGAACCTCACGGTGGCGGATGCCGTCGACCCGACGAACCCGAGCGACGTCGACGCCGCGCGCCGCATCGACGGTCAGTTCAACCGCTGGTTCCTCGAGCCGGTGTTCCGTGCCGAGTACCCCGCCGACATCATCAAGGACTTCCGCGACACCGACGCCGAGGCCGTGTCGCGATGGCGGGCGGCCGTGCAGCCGGGCGATCTCGACATCATCTCGACGCCGATCGACACCCTGGGCGTGAACTACTACCACGGCGAGTTCGTCGGGGGCGCGCCCCCCGTCGTCAACCCGCCCGCGGGCGACGCTCCCACGCAACGGCCGATCTCGTCGCCGTTCCCGGCGCACGAGAACCTCTTCTGGCACGACCGCGGTCTCCCTCGCACGAACATGGGCTGGGAGGTGCAGCCCGAGGGCCTCACTCGCCTGCTGGTGCACGTCAGCGAGGAGTACAGCGCTCAGGCCGGCGTCGCCCTCTACGTCACCGAGAACGGTGCGGCCTACGACGACGAGCTCGTCGTCGAGGACGGAGAGGCGCACGTCCACGACGCAGATCGCGTCGAGTTCGTCGAGGCGCACCTCGGAGCGGTCCTGGATGCCGTCGACCAGGGCGTCGACGTACGTGGCTACTTCTACTGGTCGCTGATGGACAACTTCGAGTGGGCGTGGGGCTACGAGAAGCGGTTCGGGATCGTGTACGTCGATTACGCGACGCAGGAGCGGACCGTGAAGGACTCGGGGTTGGCTTATGCGCGGGTTATTGCGGAGCGGGCGTTGGTTGCTGAGGGGGTCCGCGCTGTGTCTTGTGGCCGGGCCATAGACCACTCTTGCTGA
- the purQ gene encoding phosphoribosylformylglycinamidine synthase subunit PurQ codes for MTARIGVITFPGSLDDRDAQRAIRLAGAEPVALWHGEHDLKGVDALVLPGGFSYGDYLRAGAIAAFAPIMAEVKDAASKGMPVLGICNGFQMLVEAHLLPGGLIRNAHQQFIRRDQRLRVENASTAWTSDFTEGEEIVIPLKNADGGYIADAETLARVNGEGLVAFRYLGVNPNGSLDDIAGLTNERGNVVGLMPHPEHAVEPGFGPGTSAAMRSGVDGLGFFTSAISAVVSAAA; via the coding sequence GTGACCGCCCGCATCGGGGTCATCACCTTCCCCGGTTCGCTCGACGATCGCGACGCCCAGCGCGCGATCCGTCTCGCGGGCGCCGAGCCGGTTGCGCTCTGGCACGGCGAGCACGACCTGAAGGGCGTCGACGCCCTCGTCCTGCCCGGTGGGTTCAGCTACGGCGACTACCTGCGCGCCGGCGCGATCGCCGCGTTCGCGCCGATCATGGCCGAGGTCAAAGACGCCGCGAGCAAGGGCATGCCCGTGCTCGGTATCTGCAACGGCTTCCAGATGCTCGTCGAGGCCCACCTGCTCCCGGGCGGTCTCATCCGCAACGCCCACCAGCAGTTCATCCGCCGCGACCAGCGCCTGCGCGTCGAGAACGCCTCGACCGCGTGGACGAGCGACTTCACCGAGGGCGAAGAGATCGTCATCCCCCTCAAGAACGCCGACGGCGGCTACATCGCGGATGCCGAGACCCTGGCGCGCGTGAACGGCGAGGGCCTCGTCGCCTTCCGGTACCTCGGCGTGAACCCCAACGGATCGCTCGATGACATCGCCGGCCTGACGAACGAGCGCGGCAACGTGGTCGGCCTGATGCCGCACCCCGAGCACGCGGTCGAGCCGGGCTTCGGCCCGGGCACGTCTGCCGCCATGCGCTCCGGCGTCGACGGGCTGGGCTTCTTCACCTCGGCGATCTCGGCCGTGGTCTCCGCCGCCGCCTAG
- a CDS encoding helix-turn-helix domain-containing protein, with product MAASLEALIAAVRAEARMLPPRHSRDTTDSYDLLYARARTVLDADAVRPGLTIHDVATRLGVGRRRLERAFRLRGETPAAVLRAQRLRLARDLLAADDARELAEVAALSGFPSARALRDALASAESPRL from the coding sequence ATGGCCGCCTCGCTCGAAGCCCTCATCGCCGCGGTCCGGGCGGAGGCCCGGATGCTGCCGCCCCGACACTCCCGCGACACGACAGACAGTTACGACCTGCTGTACGCGCGGGCGCGAACGGTGCTCGACGCGGATGCCGTACGTCCGGGGCTGACGATCCACGATGTCGCGACGCGACTGGGCGTCGGTCGGCGTCGGTTGGAGCGAGCGTTCCGGTTACGTGGCGAGACCCCGGCGGCGGTGCTCCGCGCTCAGCGCCTGCGCCTCGCGCGCGACCTGCTCGCGGCCGACGATGCCCGGGAGCTCGCCGAGGTCGCGGCCCTTTCCGGATTCCCATCGGCCCGCGCCCTGCGAGATGCTCTCGCGTCTGCGGAGTCGCCGCGTCTGTGA
- a CDS encoding LacI family DNA-binding transcriptional regulator translates to MSLTPVRGAATIEEVAARAGVSRSTVSRVVNGSTAVSPSALEAVQRAIDELQYVPNRAARSLASRQTRAIALVIPEDTDRFFGDPFFGSIVAGISQVIGESDYVMNMLIASDDASAKALGYLRSGSVDGAIVASHHTSDTFIDRLADTVPVVYGGRPARVRPTDHYVDVDNVQGGRDATQYLIDRGHRRIATVAGPADMPAGIDRLQGFRDALAAAGLEPFAVEDGGFTEAEGASAMRRILASGDVPDAVFAASDLMARGAYTALRERGIEPGRDVAVMGFDDSSVATSLVPALTTIRQPSRDQGRQMARMLLDLLAGRAPSTTAILPTEIIERGSA, encoded by the coding sequence ATGTCACTGACCCCCGTGCGCGGTGCCGCCACGATCGAAGAAGTCGCCGCGCGGGCGGGGGTCTCGCGCTCCACGGTCTCGCGCGTCGTGAATGGCTCGACCGCTGTCTCGCCCTCGGCTCTCGAGGCCGTTCAGCGGGCGATCGACGAGCTGCAGTACGTCCCCAACCGGGCAGCCCGATCGCTCGCCAGCCGCCAGACACGCGCGATCGCTCTCGTCATCCCGGAAGACACCGACCGCTTCTTCGGCGATCCGTTCTTCGGTTCCATCGTCGCCGGCATCTCGCAGGTGATCGGCGAGTCCGACTACGTCATGAACATGCTCATCGCGAGCGACGACGCCAGTGCGAAGGCGCTCGGTTACCTCCGTAGCGGCAGCGTCGACGGCGCGATCGTTGCTTCGCACCACACCAGCGACACGTTCATCGACCGCCTCGCCGACACCGTGCCCGTCGTCTACGGCGGGCGCCCCGCGCGCGTGCGCCCTACCGACCACTACGTCGACGTCGACAATGTGCAGGGCGGGCGGGATGCCACGCAGTACCTCATCGATCGCGGGCACCGTCGTATCGCCACCGTCGCCGGCCCGGCCGACATGCCCGCGGGCATCGACCGGCTCCAGGGGTTCCGCGACGCCCTCGCCGCCGCTGGACTCGAACCGTTCGCCGTGGAGGACGGCGGGTTCACCGAGGCCGAGGGTGCGTCCGCAATGCGGCGGATCCTGGCATCCGGAGACGTTCCCGACGCGGTCTTCGCCGCGAGCGACCTCATGGCCCGCGGTGCCTACACGGCGTTGCGCGAACGGGGGATCGAGCCCGGGCGCGACGTCGCTGTCATGGGGTTCGACGACTCGTCCGTCGCGACCTCGCTGGTCCCCGCTCTCACCACGATCCGGCAGCCGTCGCGAGACCAGGGACGGCAGATGGCCCGCATGCTGCTCGACCTGCTCGCCGGGCGCGCGCCGTCGACCACCGCGATCCTGCCGACCGAGATCATCGAGCGCGGCTCGGCCTGA
- a CDS encoding extracellular solute-binding protein: protein MKSRALRRVALAASVASTSALVLAGCSGGGGAAAGSSDEEITLTVATFNDFGYTDELLNAYTAEHPNVKIVHNRAAKSNDARANYFQKLGKTGLADIEAIEVDWLPEVMKYSDLLAPVPDDLKDRWLDWKSKAATDSSGNLIGYGTDIGPEAICYRADLFEAAGLPSDPAEVAAALQGDWSKYFEMGDTYVAATGKPFFDSASSVYQGMINQVEAAYEDPDTGEITATTNPEVKKIYTQTLDASKTQSAHFEQWSTDWYAGMANGAFATLSCPGWMLTQIEGNAPEVSGWKIADVFPNGGGNWGGSYLTVPANGPHVAEAQALADWLTSPEQQVKFFEQAGTFPSQVDALKSPELLGAKNAYFGDAAIGEIFTNRANAVSVTPFKGQYYFQVNDAMSKALLRVDQNTQDAQTSWDQWVSQVDAIG, encoded by the coding sequence GTGAAATCACGCGCCCTGCGCCGCGTCGCCCTGGCGGCGTCCGTCGCTTCCACCTCTGCCCTCGTGCTGGCCGGTTGCTCCGGCGGCGGGGGCGCTGCCGCCGGCAGCAGCGACGAGGAGATCACCCTCACCGTCGCGACCTTCAACGACTTCGGCTACACCGACGAGCTGCTGAACGCGTACACCGCCGAGCACCCGAACGTAAAGATCGTGCACAACCGCGCGGCCAAGTCGAACGACGCCCGCGCCAACTACTTCCAGAAGCTCGGCAAGACCGGCCTGGCCGACATCGAGGCGATCGAGGTCGACTGGCTGCCCGAGGTCATGAAGTACTCCGACCTGCTGGCACCGGTGCCCGACGACCTGAAGGACCGGTGGCTCGACTGGAAGTCGAAGGCCGCGACCGACTCCTCCGGCAACCTCATCGGCTATGGCACCGACATCGGCCCGGAGGCCATCTGCTACCGCGCCGACCTGTTCGAGGCCGCGGGCCTCCCCTCCGACCCGGCCGAGGTCGCGGCCGCTCTTCAGGGCGATTGGTCCAAGTACTTCGAGATGGGCGACACCTACGTCGCCGCCACCGGCAAGCCGTTCTTCGACTCCGCCAGCAGCGTGTACCAGGGCATGATCAACCAGGTCGAGGCGGCTTACGAGGACCCCGACACGGGAGAGATCACCGCCACGACCAACCCCGAGGTCAAGAAGATCTACACCCAGACGCTCGACGCCAGCAAGACGCAGTCGGCGCACTTCGAGCAGTGGTCGACCGACTGGTACGCGGGCATGGCGAACGGCGCGTTCGCGACGCTCTCCTGCCCCGGCTGGATGCTGACGCAGATCGAGGGCAACGCTCCCGAGGTCTCGGGATGGAAGATCGCCGACGTCTTCCCCAACGGCGGCGGCAACTGGGGCGGTTCGTACCTGACCGTCCCCGCCAACGGCCCGCACGTCGCCGAGGCGCAGGCCCTCGCCGACTGGCTGACCTCTCCCGAGCAGCAGGTGAAGTTCTTCGAGCAGGCGGGCACCTTCCCGAGCCAGGTCGACGCGCTGAAGTCGCCCGAGCTCCTCGGTGCGAAGAACGCCTACTTCGGCGACGCGGCGATCGGTGAGATCTTCACCAACCGCGCGAACGCCGTGTCGGTGACCCCGTTCAAGGGCCAGTACTACTTCCAGGTGAACGACGCGATGTCGAAGGCGCTCCTGCGCGTCGATCAGAACACGCAGGACGCCCAGACCTCGTGGGACCAGTGGGTCTCTCAGGTGGATGCCATCGGCTGA
- a CDS encoding carbohydrate ABC transporter permease — translation MSVIDTSPVTAAADPNPPQRQSRARRPRAVRGSRPGWFVYASLGVVLLAAIVPYYWALLIGSGDSSTIRNTELSWIPGGNFFTNAAAVLNNPAVNFWTGLWNSIFSSALIAASVVFFSTLAGWAFAKLRFRGGPWLLVFVVATMAVPTQLGVVPLYILFSEIGWTGQIGAIIVPALTSAFGVFWMTQYLRQAVPDELIEAARVDGASSFRTFLTVGVPAARPAAAMLGLFTFVTAWNNFFWPFIVLDRQNPTLPVALSLLQSNYFVDYSVVLAGVLLSTVPLLLLFVFAGKQLVSGIMQGAVKG, via the coding sequence ATGAGCGTCATCGACACCTCTCCCGTCACCGCGGCCGCAGACCCGAATCCGCCGCAGCGCCAGTCCCGGGCCCGCCGGCCCCGCGCCGTGCGGGGCTCGCGTCCCGGTTGGTTCGTCTACGCCAGCCTCGGCGTCGTCTTGCTCGCGGCGATCGTGCCCTACTACTGGGCGCTACTGATCGGCTCGGGTGACTCCTCGACGATCCGCAACACCGAGCTGTCGTGGATCCCCGGCGGCAACTTCTTCACGAACGCCGCCGCGGTGCTGAACAACCCCGCCGTCAACTTCTGGACGGGCCTGTGGAACTCCATCTTCAGCTCGGCCTTGATCGCGGCATCCGTCGTCTTCTTCTCGACCCTCGCGGGTTGGGCCTTCGCGAAGCTGCGCTTCCGAGGCGGTCCCTGGCTGCTGGTGTTCGTCGTCGCGACGATGGCCGTGCCCACGCAGCTCGGCGTCGTTCCGCTCTACATCCTGTTCAGCGAGATCGGGTGGACGGGACAGATCGGCGCGATCATCGTGCCGGCGCTCACCAGCGCCTTCGGTGTCTTCTGGATGACGCAGTACCTGCGCCAGGCCGTTCCCGACGAGCTGATCGAGGCCGCCCGCGTCGACGGAGCGAGCTCGTTCCGCACGTTCCTCACGGTGGGCGTCCCGGCCGCTCGCCCGGCCGCGGCGATGCTGGGTCTGTTCACCTTCGTCACCGCGTGGAACAACTTCTTCTGGCCGTTCATCGTGCTCGACCGCCAGAACCCGACGCTGCCGGTGGCCCTGTCGCTGCTGCAGTCGAACTACTTCGTCGACTACTCGGTCGTGCTCGCGGGTGTGCTGCTTTCCACTGTTCCTCTGCTGCTGTTGTTCGTGTTCGCGGGCAAGCAGCTGGTCAGTGGCATCATGCAAGGGGCGGTGAAGGGATGA
- a CDS encoding cupin domain-containing protein: MSEPGASGSRRREPVWTIARVPLTGSAVVEWFTARGIDARGDLARSHAFIDEADVAEVSVRRIWHTPLSLTRPAANTMSTRDTLLVQVAGEARLSLGDDTEVTLGPNDVVFLPGGQAFSLVSDEPIARVEIDYRAHDRSPAWVHGNGELVSATMILSAVNALFHTPVSGGGGGGG, translated from the coding sequence ATGAGCGAGCCCGGTGCATCGGGCTCTCGGCGCCGCGAACCCGTGTGGACGATCGCCCGTGTTCCACTCACCGGGTCCGCCGTCGTCGAGTGGTTCACAGCCCGCGGGATCGATGCCCGTGGCGACCTCGCGCGCAGTCACGCGTTCATTGATGAGGCGGACGTCGCCGAGGTCTCGGTGCGACGGATCTGGCACACGCCGCTGAGCCTCACCCGCCCCGCCGCGAACACCATGAGCACGCGGGACACGCTTCTCGTGCAGGTCGCCGGGGAGGCACGGCTTTCGCTCGGCGATGACACCGAAGTTACTCTCGGCCCCAACGACGTCGTCTTCCTCCCCGGCGGGCAGGCCTTCTCGCTCGTATCCGACGAGCCGATCGCGCGCGTCGAGATCGACTATCGCGCGCACGACCGTTCGCCCGCGTGGGTACACGGCAACGGCGAGTTGGTGTCGGCCACCATGATCCTGTCGGCCGTCAACGCCCTCTTCCACACCCCCGTTTCGGGGGGGGGGGGGGGGGGGGGGTAA
- a CDS encoding helix-turn-helix domain-containing protein: protein MHVDLTVDRLAERLGATRRQLERAFAAHGRSPGQMLREERLRLARMLLAADPDFPLASVAKLAGFSSERALTHALAR, encoded by the coding sequence ATGCACGTCGATCTCACCGTCGATCGTCTCGCCGAACGCCTGGGCGCGACGCGTCGGCAGTTGGAGCGCGCCTTCGCCGCGCACGGCCGATCGCCGGGACAGATGCTCCGCGAGGAACGGCTCCGCCTGGCCCGCATGCTGCTCGCCGCCGACCCTGACTTTCCCCTGGCGAGTGTCGCGAAACTCGCCGGCTTCTCCTCGGAACGGGCGCTCACGCACGCCCTCGCGCGGTGA
- a CDS encoding VOC family protein, with the protein MNENLDAFDISPVPPPGPDAIAPPLYRGIYGMPQFVTIPTSDLTASVDFWTRGLGFFELFGIPGQMVHLRRWAFQDVLLVSGETPASVSAGRVSFACLLDQIDTLVASLATVGVAAEARDTPWNTRDVEVVTPENARVVFTAAKVFDPTTVEGRNLQSVGIGRDENDSHG; encoded by the coding sequence ATGAACGAGAACCTCGACGCCTTCGACATCAGTCCCGTGCCGCCTCCGGGACCGGATGCCATCGCACCCCCGCTGTACCGCGGGATCTACGGCATGCCCCAGTTCGTCACCATCCCGACGTCCGACCTGACGGCATCCGTCGACTTCTGGACGCGCGGGCTCGGATTCTTCGAGCTCTTCGGCATCCCGGGGCAGATGGTGCACCTGCGGCGGTGGGCGTTCCAAGACGTCCTGCTCGTGTCGGGCGAGACGCCGGCATCGGTCTCGGCGGGGCGGGTGAGCTTCGCGTGCCTCCTCGACCAGATCGATACTCTGGTGGCGTCGCTCGCCACCGTGGGAGTCGCCGCCGAGGCGCGCGATACCCCCTGGAACACGCGCGACGTCGAGGTCGTCACGCCCGAGAACGCGCGCGTCGTCTTCACGGCGGCCAAGGTGTTCGATCCCACGACCGTCGAGGGCCGGAATTTGCAGTCGGTCGGGATCGGGCGCGACGAGAATGACTCCCATGGGTGA
- the purS gene encoding phosphoribosylformylglycinamidine synthase subunit PurS, translating to MPTIVVDVMPKAELLDPQGKAVAGALSRLGENRFSDVRIGKRFELTVEGEVDEATLARARELADEMLSNTVIEDVVNIEVVE from the coding sequence GTGCCCACCATCGTCGTTGACGTCATGCCCAAGGCCGAGCTTCTCGACCCCCAGGGGAAGGCCGTCGCCGGCGCCCTGTCGCGTCTGGGTGAGAACCGCTTCTCCGACGTCCGCATCGGCAAGCGCTTCGAGCTCACCGTCGAGGGCGAGGTCGACGAGGCCACGCTCGCTCGCGCTCGCGAGCTCGCCGACGAGATGCTCTCGAACACCGTCATCGAAGACGTCGTCAACATCGAGGTCGTGGAGTGA
- a CDS encoding carbohydrate ABC transporter permease — translation MTTTLQPPANPAASAPDGPPARTPRRVGFGSKLSAWDLKLSPYLYISPFFILFIVTGLFPILYTGVISFMDWDQIRGSGTFVGFDQYAYVLSQPAFWDALRNTFSIFVLSTVPQLIFAVFIAAMLDQNIRAKTLWRMGVLVPYVMAPVAVALIFSNMFGDQYGIVNTLLGRIGLPGVGWHSDTFASHIAIATMVNFRWTGYNTLILLAAMQAVPREYYEAATVDGAGKVRQFFSITLPSLKPTLIFVVITSTIGGLQIFDEPRMFDQGGTGGSNNQWLTISLYLYKLGWGEWNFGRAAALAWILFLIILVIGAVNLFISRSLVRDEGARDGLTRAQRRAASRAAKQRLAAESTGKGARS, via the coding sequence ATGACCACGACACTGCAGCCGCCCGCGAACCCCGCGGCATCCGCCCCCGACGGTCCCCCCGCTCGCACGCCCCGACGCGTCGGGTTCGGCTCGAAGCTCAGCGCCTGGGATCTGAAGCTTTCCCCGTACCTCTACATCTCCCCGTTCTTCATCCTCTTCATCGTCACGGGCCTCTTCCCGATCCTGTACACGGGCGTCATCTCGTTCATGGACTGGGACCAGATCCGGGGCTCGGGCACCTTCGTCGGCTTCGACCAGTACGCCTACGTGCTCTCCCAGCCCGCGTTCTGGGACGCCCTGCGCAACACCTTCAGCATCTTCGTGCTGTCGACCGTGCCGCAGCTGATCTTCGCGGTCTTCATCGCGGCGATGCTCGACCAGAACATCCGGGCGAAGACCCTCTGGCGAATGGGCGTCCTCGTCCCGTACGTCATGGCCCCCGTCGCCGTCGCGCTGATCTTCAGCAACATGTTCGGCGACCAGTACGGCATCGTGAACACCCTGCTCGGCCGCATCGGCCTCCCCGGGGTCGGATGGCACTCCGACACCTTCGCCAGCCACATCGCCATCGCGACGATGGTCAACTTCCGCTGGACCGGCTACAACACCCTCATCCTGCTCGCCGCCATGCAGGCCGTCCCGCGCGAGTACTACGAGGCGGCCACGGTCGACGGTGCGGGCAAGGTCCGTCAGTTCTTCTCGATCACGCTGCCGAGCCTCAAGCCGACCCTCATCTTCGTCGTCATCACGTCGACCATCGGCGGCCTGCAGATCTTCGACGAGCCGCGCATGTTCGACCAGGGCGGCACCGGCGGGTCCAACAACCAATGGCTGACGATCTCGCTCTACCTTTACAAGCTCGGGTGGGGCGAGTGGAACTTCGGTCGGGCGGCCGCGCTCGCGTGGATCCTCTTCCTCATCATCCTCGTCATCGGGGCGGTCAACCTCTTCATCAGCCGCTCGCTCGTGCGTGACGAGGGCGCTCGCGACGGCCTCACCCGTGCTCAGCGTCGTGCCGCCTCTCGTGCGGCGAAGCAGCGCCTCGCCGCCGAATCCACCGGAAAGGGCGCACGGTCATGA